A stretch of the Deltaproteobacteria bacterium genome encodes the following:
- a CDS encoding ArsC/Spx/MgsR family protein: MSDEKLKIYIKPTCTTCRKALKILREEGAEFSAVNYFEEPLTRKELTGLIEKLGVPARELLRKNEKIYKELGLSKKELSEKEIIDLLVRYPDLLQRPIVRKGGRVILARPAEKIEKLI; the protein is encoded by the coding sequence ATGAGCGACGAAAAACTGAAAATTTATATAAAACCCACCTGCACCACATGCAGAAAGGCGCTGAAAATCCTCCGTGAGGAGGGAGCAGAGTTCAGCGCCGTAAACTATTTCGAAGAACCCCTTACCAGAAAAGAGCTGACCGGCCTCATCGAAAAACTGGGCGTCCCGGCAAGGGAGCTTTTGAGAAAAAACGAAAAGATATATAAGGAGCTCGGTCTGTCGAAAAAGGAGCTCTCGGAGAAGGAAATCATAGATTTGCTCGTCAGGTATCCCGATTTACTCCAGCGCCCCATAGTGCGCAAGGGCGGTAGGGTAATACTCGCGAGGCCAGCCGAGAAAATTGAGAAATTAATTTAA
- a CDS encoding acyl-CoA desaturase codes for MPNTTAATAAGSIAEPKSNVKIRFAPNTEFERELNKRVNAYFKNTSSTKRDCFNMYVKSFLAISWVIISYSLIVFAGLPVWGIIMASVSLSLALNALSFNVMHDAIHGAYSKHKIVNKLMGHWLDLIGGSSYLWHSKHNYYHHSYPNITGHDNDVEVGVFARFTPHQKKYFFHRFQHIYIWFLYGFLAIKWHLLDDFHVYFTGKLNGYDIKRPKGMDAVIFFGGKIFFFFMAFVVPSLYYPVPYVIGFYVLIAMIQGAIMSLVFQLAHCVEEAEFPMQDEEAGIMDRTWIVHQIYTTVDFARGNKLLTWYLGGLNYQVEHHLYPRICHINYREMSRIVEETCKEYGVPYSSHGGFLDGVRSHYNWLRELAHAP; via the coding sequence ATGCCAAATACAACTGCTGCTACAGCCGCGGGTTCTATCGCTGAACCGAAATCAAATGTAAAAATACGTTTTGCTCCGAACACCGAGTTCGAAAGAGAGCTCAATAAGAGGGTAAACGCCTATTTTAAGAACACATCCAGCACAAAGAGGGACTGCTTCAATATGTACGTAAAGTCCTTTCTGGCCATTTCGTGGGTTATTATTTCCTATAGTCTTATAGTTTTTGCGGGTCTTCCCGTTTGGGGCATTATCATGGCTTCGGTATCACTCAGTTTAGCCCTTAACGCCCTTTCGTTTAATGTGATGCACGACGCTATTCACGGCGCGTATTCAAAACATAAAATTGTCAATAAGCTTATGGGTCACTGGCTCGATCTGATCGGCGGGAGCTCATACTTATGGCACAGTAAACATAACTACTATCATCATTCCTATCCTAATATTACAGGGCATGACAATGATGTCGAGGTTGGCGTATTCGCGCGGTTCACCCCGCATCAGAAGAAATACTTTTTCCATCGATTCCAGCACATCTATATTTGGTTCCTCTATGGATTCCTCGCTATTAAATGGCACTTGTTAGATGATTTCCACGTTTACTTCACCGGAAAGTTAAACGGTTACGATATAAAACGCCCCAAAGGAATGGATGCCGTTATATTCTTTGGAGGTAAAATATTCTTCTTCTTCATGGCTTTTGTGGTTCCGTCATTATATTATCCCGTTCCCTACGTGATTGGATTTTATGTGTTAATAGCGATGATACAGGGTGCGATAATGTCCCTCGTGTTCCAGCTCGCGCACTGTGTTGAGGAAGCCGAATTCCCGATGCAGGACGAAGAAGCGGGGATAATGGACAGGACGTGGATTGTTCATCAGATATACACGACGGTGGATTTTGCCAGAGGCAACAAGCTACTCACATGGTACCTCGGCGGGCTTAACTATCAGGTGGAGCATCACCTGTACCCCAGGATTTGCCACATAAACTACCGGGAAATGTCACGCATAGTTGAGGAAACCTGCAAAGAGTACGGTGTTCCTTATTCCTCTCACGGCGGATTCCTGGACGGCGTCCGCTCGCACTATAACTGGCTCCGTGAACTGGCTCACGCACCTTAG